The sequence below is a genomic window from Streptomyces sudanensis.
TGAACGCGACCGCCAGGAAGACGGCCAGCCGGTTGCGGAGGTGGCCGCGCAGGGTGCAGCGCAGCATCTCGGTGAACGCCGTCCGGTGGAACCTCATCGGGTGGGCTCCTCGATGTCGAGGCGGCCCCCGCGCAGGTGGCCGACCGCGTCGAAATGGTGCAGGTCGTGCAGGAGGTGCGAGACCACGACGATCGACCGGCCCTGGTCGCGCAGGCGGGTGGCCAGGGCCCAGAAGCGCTGGTGGGTGTCCCAGTCGAAGCCCTGGTAGGGCTCGTCCAGCACCAGCAGCCGCGGGTCGTGCATCAGGGCGAGCAGCAGGTTCAGCTTCTGGCGGGTCCCCCCGCTGAGCTCCCCGGAGCGCCGCCGTCCGCAGTCGGCGAACCCCAGGAGGTCCATCAGCTCGTGGGCGCGCTCCAGCGTCGGCAGCCGGTAGGCCACCTGGAACAGCCTCAGGTGCTGCCCGACGGTGAACGAGTCGTTCAGCACGGCCTGCTGCGGGCAGTACCCGACCGGCCCGTCCCGCTCCACCGTCCCCCGGTCGGGCGGCACCTGCCCCACGGCGATCCGCAGCAGCGTGCTCTTGCCCGCGCCGTTCTCGCCGACGATCCCGACCAGCGACCCGGCGGGCACGTCCAGGTCGGCGCCGCGCAGGACCTGCCTGCCGCCGTACGCCTTCCACACGCCGCTGATGCGCAGCCGCGGCCGCCGCTCCGTCGTCTCCGGTCGCATGTCGTGCCTCTCCGGTCAGCGAAGGGTGTAGAGGGAGGCGGCGAGGGCGAGGGTGTACCACTGCTCGACCAGGCGGTAGGTGTGCTGGTCGCTCCTCTGGCCGCGCCGCAGCACCACCCGGAACGCCAGCAGCAGGCTCAGCCCGCCCAGGACGACGTCCGTGGCGACGATCCACCAGTGCGGGCCGGCGGGCGCCATCAGGAAGTGGTGGATGGCGAGGGGGCCGAGGGCGAAACCGGCGCACAGGAAGACGCGGGTGTTCCGCTCGCCGAACACCAGCGGCATGGTGGAGCGGCCGACCGCCCGGTCGCCGGTGATGTCGCGGAGGTCCTGGACGGACATGAGGAGGGTGACGGTGATCGTCAGGGTCACGATCCAGCGCCACGCGTCCGGCGTGACGGGGGCGACGATCTCCCAGGCCGCCGCCAGCTGGGCGACGACCCCGATCCCGGCGTAGAGGTTCCTGCCGAGCCAGTGGCGCCCCCACCCGCCCTCGTGCTGGAGCAGCGAGAGGACCTGCCACAGCAGGGCCCACTCCAGCACGCCCAGGAACCAGCCGTAGAGGGGGAAGGCGACCCGGACGGCGATCAGGCGAAGCCGGGCGCCCCTGACGCTGCTCCGGCCGCTGACCAGCGGGCGGAGGGGCTTGTTGACGCGGTCCTCCTCAAGGCCGACGAGCTGGTTGGCCAGGGTGTGCTCGTAGACGAACAGCCAGAAGTACAGCACGCCCGAAGCGACGGCCACCGCCGTCTCCGCCGGGGGCAGCCGGGTGTGCACGGCGGCCGCCAGCACGAAGCAGGTGGCGGGGAAGAGGGTGGTCCAGCGGTCGGAGCGGATGAAGAGCCAGCTCACGTGGATCTCCCGCCAGACGGTCCGCCACACCGTCCTGCGCGTGTTCGTCGTCATCGTCGTCATCGCTCGGCTCCGTGCCTCCGGTCGGGGCGGGTGCCCGCCCGCTCGCCGGTCCTCATGCCGTCCGGCGCACGGCCGCTTCCGCCACGTTCACCAGCGTGCGGATCACGTCCGGAGGGAAGGGCGCCGAGGCCAGGGCGCTCAGGGCCTGCTGGTACCGCTCCTCGATCATCCGCTCGACCGCGGCCCGGGCCCCGGTGTCCGTGAGGATGCCGCGCACCTCGGCCGCCTCCCGCTCCCCGAGGAGGGGGTCGCCGACCAGCTCGCGCAGCCGGTCCGCCTGGGCGGGCGAGCCGGCGCGCACGGCGTGGGCGACGAGACTGGTGCACTTCCCCTCGCGCAGGTCGTCCAGGTGCGACTTGCCCATCCGCTCCGGGTCCCCGAACACCCCGAGCACGTCGTCCCGGAGCTGGAACGCCTCCCCGAGGGGCACCCCGTAGGCGCTGCACGCGTCCATGACCGGCTGTCCGGCGCCGGCCAGGGCGGCCCCGACCTGCAGGGGGCGTTCGACCGTGTACTTGGCGGTCTTGTAGCGCACGACGGTCAGCGCGGTCTCGACGTCCACCCCGAGGTCGCCGGTGGTCAGGAGGTCCAGGTGCTGGCCGGCGATCAGCTCGCTGCGCGCGAGGTCGACGCAGTGCAGCACGGCGACCCGGTGGGCCTCGGGCATGAGCGTGGTGTGCAGGAGTTCGTCGGACCAGACGAGGGCGAGGTCGCCCACCAGGATGGCGCCGCCGAGGCCGAACTGCTCGGCCGTGGACGGCAGGTGGTGGTGGTCGGCCAGCCGCCGGTGGACCGTGGGCCGGCCGCGGCGGCTGTGGGCGCCGTCCATGATGTCGTCGTGGATCAGGGCGCAGGCGTGCGCCAGCTCGATGGAGGCGGCCAGCCGGACGGCCTGCCCGGGGTCCCCGCCGCCGCCCGCCGCGCGCCATCCGGCGATGCACAGCAGCGGGCGGATCCGCTTGCCCGAGTCGAGGAAGTCGCGCAGCAGCATGGCCAGTGCCGCCTGCCGGGGGACCGGGGCGGTGTCCGCCTTCTCCGTCAGGAACTCGTGGAGGAGGTCGTCGATGGCCGTGCGGGGGGCGAAGAAGTCGGACTCGACCGTCGGTGTTTCGGCAATCATGAAATCGCATCCCTGGATCGGCGGCTGGCCTGCGTGCTCCGGCGAGCCGGCGGCCCGTGCCGTCGGCGGCGTCGCCGCGGGCGGCACGGGCGGTGCCGGAAAGCGCCCTTCCGATGGCCGGGGCGGCGCGTCCGCCTTCTCCGTCCGGCGGGCAGGCGTTTCCCAGCAAACCCGGAAACACGGAAATTCACCACAACCCCGGCAGGGCGTACGGATGTGTAGATCAGGGCGCTTTCACTCCCGAACGCGCCGGTACACCCCAGTTCCCGCCGACGGGTCCCCGCGCCCCGCGGCGGATGCCGGGCGGGGCGTCACACCGTGCGGTGCAGCAGGAACGCCGGCAGCGCTTCGAGGTCGCGGCGGGCGCCGGGGGCGAGGGGCACGCCGTGCAGGGAGCGGTGTGCGGCGGCCAGGTGCCGCCGGGCCTCGCCCAGGGCGGCCCCGCGCCCGCCGGCCCGCTCGACGAGGTCGGCCGCGCGGGCGGCGGCCCGGTCGTCGAGGGTGCCGGCCGGGCCGGGCGCGTCGAGCAGGGCGGCCAGTTCGCGGGCGGCGGGGACGTCGGCGGCGAGGGCCGCGAGGACCGGGTACGTCTTCTTCCGCCGGCGCAGGTCGCCGTGGACGGGCTTGCCGGTCGCCGCCGGGTCGCCCCACACGCCCAGCAGGTCGTCGACGACCTGGAACGCCACGCCCAGGTGCCGTCCGGCCCGGTCCAGCGCGGCGACCGTCGCCTCGGGCGCCCCGCCGAGCAGCGCCCCGAGGGCGGCCGCGCAGCCCAGGAGGGAGCCCGTCTTGTGCTCGGCCATCCTCCGGTACGCGCCGGGCCGCACCGCGCCGGGACCCGTCCAGGGGCGGTCCTCGAAGCACAGGTCCTCCGCCTGGCCGCGCACGAGGTCGGCGAGCGTCCCGCTCAGGCGCCGCACGGCCGGGCCGGCGTGCGCGCCGGGCGCCTCCGCGAGCGCCTGCACGGCGAGCGCGAACAGGGCGTCGCCGGCGAGGACGGCCGGGCCGGTGCCGTACGCCTTCCACACCGTCTCGCGCCGCCGGCGCACCGTGTCGCCGTCCATGACGTCGTCGTGGAGCAGCGAGAACGCGTGGACCAGCTCCACGGCCACGGCGCCCGCCACGGCGGCCCGGCCGTCCGCCCCGACCGCCTCGGCGCCCAGCACGGCGAGGGCCTGGCGGACGCCCTTCCCCTCGGACGCGCCCGGCGCGGGCGTGCCGGTCACGTCGCTCCAGCCGAGGGAGAACGCGGCCATCTCCCCGGTCCACGGGTGCAGCCGCCCGACGGCGCGGACGAGCGCGGGCCGCACCAGGGCCCGGCAGCGCAGGAGGAGCGCGGTGGCGCCGGCGTGCGCGCCGGGGGCCGTACGCGCGCCGGGGATCGGCCGCGCGTCGGGAGCCGTACGCGCGTCGGGTCCCNGCANCNGNCNNACGGGCGGNGGCCGCCGCCCCCGTCCCCGGCACCCGGGCCGGGGCCGGCAGCGGCCTCACCGCCCCACCGCCTTCCCGGCGGCCGGCAGCGGTCCCACGCCCAGCTCGGCGGCGGCCTTCTCCACCATGTCGCGGGCGTGGCGCAGCCCGATCCGGTCCAGGGCGTCCCGCAGCTCCGCCAGTTCGGCGGTGGTCGCGGCGGTGTCGCGGCCCAGCCGGGCGCGCGACTTGGCCAGGCCCAGCCGGGACAGCGCGGTGCCGCGCGGCTCGCCCATGGCGCGGAACTCCTCCAGCGCCCGCGTGTACGCGTCGCGCGCCTCCTCGTACCGGCCGGCCCGGTACAGGACGTTGCCGCGCATCTTGCGGTTGTACGCCAGGGCGCCGGACAGCCGCATGTCGCGGCAGGCCGCCTCGGCCTCGGACAGCAGCCGCAGCGCCCGCTCGACGTCCCCGTCCCGTACGGACACCACGTCGGCGATCCCGCGCAGCGCCCACGCCCGGCCGCGCCGGTCGTCGGCCCGCCCGGCGATCTCGGCGGCCTCCTCGAACAGGGCGAGGGCCCGGTCGTACGCGCCGGTGTTGCGGTGCATCTGGGCGATGCCCTCCAGCGCCCACACGGTGTGCCGGGCCTCGCCGCGCCGCCGGGCCTCGACGAGGAGCTGCTCGTGGAGCTCGCCGACGGCCCGGTAGTCGCCCTGTATCCGCCCGGTCTCGGCGAGGCCCGCCAGGGAGTAGCCGCGGACGACGACGTCCCCGCCGCGCTCGCCCGCGTCGGCCGCGAGGCGCAGCAGCCGGTACGCGAGGGCGAGGGCGCCGCGCTGCCGGGCGAGGGTGCCGCCGCTCCACAGCGCCCACGCCATCGCCCCCGCGTCCCCGGCGTCCCGCGCGGCCCGGAAGCTGGCCTTCCACGCCCGGTCGGCGTCCTCGGCGCGCCCGAGCCGCCGGTACGCCTCCGCGACCGCGAGCCCGCACCGCGCCGCCTCCCGCCGCTCCCCGGCGGCCTCGGCGGCCCGCAGTTCCCGGACGCCCCGCTCCAGGACCTCGGTCAGCGACGAGTTCACCGACAGCGACCCCAGCGCCCCCTGGTACTCGGGCGCCACCGCCCTGCCCCGCACCGCCGGGCCCGCCGTCCCCGATGTCCGACCCACCGTCATGTCCCCTCCGTCGTCCGGTTCTCACCGATCAAGACGGTATGAGCGGGCGGAGGTTCCGCGAGTCCCCCGCCGTGCGGGTCGTGGGTCATACCTGAGTGCTACGCCGCCGCGCGGCGTCGTCACCGAGACGTACGGGACCGGAGGGCGGATCCGGGCGGGGGCCGGGGCGGGCGGTGGGACCTCACCCCACCAGGGTGCCGGTGTCCAGGCGGCTGAGGCGGTCGGGGTCGGTGAGGAGGTCCAGGGACGTGACGCGGGCGCCGTGGACCGTGAAGGACATCACCGAGACCACCCGGCCCTCCGACACGGCGAGGACGCCCGGCGCACCGTTGACCAGGACCGGATGGGCGGCCTCCGCGAGGCGGGCGAAGACGACGGCCTGGGAGGCGACGGTCCTCGCGCCCCGGCGCAGCACGCTCGGGCGGAGGGTGCCGCCGTCGGAGCGCGCCACCACGTCCGGGTCCAGCACGGCGGTCAGCGCGTCCAGGTCGCCGCCGCGGGCCGCCGCCAGGAACGCCTCCACCACCCGGCGGCGGTCCGCGTCGCCGTCCGGCAGGGGCACCGCCGCCCGGACGCGGTGGCGGGCGCGTTCGGCGAGGGTCCGGGCCGATTCGGCCGTACCGCCCAGCACCTCCGCGACGTCCTCGAAGGGCACCGCGAACAGGTCGTGCAGCACGAACGCCAGCCGCTCGGCCGGGCTCAGCGCGTCCAGCACGATCATCAGGGCGAAGCCCGCCTCGTCGGCGACGAGCGCGGCCTGCTCGGGGTCCGGCCCGGAGACCGGGCTGACGACCGGGTCGGGCAGCCGCATCCGCCCGTCCTCGCCCAGGAGCGGCTCCGTGCGGCGGGCCGCGCGGGCGCGGAGCCGGTCCAGGCAGACGCGGGCGACGGCCGCGGTGAGCCGGCCGACCGGGTCCGGTGCGTCGCCGTCACCGGCGGGATCCAGCCGCAGCCGCGCCTCCCGCACCGCGTCCTCCGCGTCGCCGAGTGAACCCAGCATCCGGTAGGCCACCGCCCGCAGCCGGGGCCGGTGCTCCTCGAACCGTTCCGCCGATGCTCTTTTCTTGCTCATCTCGCCCGTCCCCGTGTCCTGAATCGTCCTGTCGCCGTGAGGACCATACGGCGCGGGGGCCGGTCGCGGCAGGCGGTCGGCGGAACGGGTGGGCGCGAAGTCGCGGGACCGGCGCATCGGGGCGCTCGGCCCCCACTTTTCGCTGAACATGCTCAGTGAGTATGCTCAGCGACATGTCCGAGACTTCGAACACCCCTCCGGGGGTACGGCAGCAGCGCAAGCAGCGGACGCGGCAGGCGCTCCTCGCGGCCGCGCGGCGGGTGCTGGAACGGCGCGGCACGAGCGGGCTCACCACGCGGGAGGTCGCCGCCGAGGCGGGCGTCGCCGCCGGGACCTTCTTCGTCCACTTCCCCGACCTGGGCACCCTCGTCGAGACCCTCCTCGACGAGCACGTCGGTCGCGCCCTCGACACCGCCCTGCGCACCCTCCCCGAGGACGGCGACCCGGTCGCCCGCCTCGTGCACGTCGCCGCGGAGCTGTACGACAGCTACGACCGCGAACCGGAGCTGTCCCGCCAGTACCTCTCCGCCTCCCTCTTCCACCACCACCCCGACGGGCCGACCGAGCGCCGGATGGCGGAGTTCCGCGTCTGGGTGGCCGGCGAGTTCGCCCGGGCCGCCGACGCGGGGACGATCCCGCCGATCGACCCGGAAGTGGCGTTCACCGCGTACTTCTCCCTCTACCTCGGCGTCCTCGTCGCCGGGCTGCGCGGCGAGCTGGACCCCGCCGACCGGGTCCGGCTGCTCGAAGCGGCGCTGCGGCGGATCGTCGGCACGACGGGGGAGGAGCGGGCATGAGGATCCTCGTCGCGGGCGGCGGCATCGGCGGCCTGACCGCCGCGCTCGCCCTGACCCGCTCCGGCCACGACGTCACCGTCGCCGAGCGCGCCCCGCGGTTCGCGCCCGCCGGGGCCGGCATCGTCATGGCGCCCAACGCCCTGCGCGTGCTCGACGCGCTCGGCGTCGACCTGGTGCCGCACAGCCTGCCCCTGCCGTCGTTCGACGTGGCGGCGGCGGACGGGACGGTGCTGCGGAGCGTCGGGACCCAGGACCTGGCGGGCGGGTACGGGCACACCCGCGCCCTGTCCCGCACGGCCCTGCACACGGCGGTCCTGGAGGCCCTCCCCCCGGCCGCCCGGCCCGTCCACGACCGCGCGGTCGCCTCCCTGCGCGACACGGGCACCTCGGTGGCCGTCCGCTTCGAGGGCGCCGCGCCGGACGCGCCCGAGGAGGCCTACGACCTCGTCGTCGGCGCCGACGGCATCCGCTCCACCGTCCGCGCGCACGCCGCCGCCCGCCCGCCGGCCCTCCGCCACAGCGGCCTGACCTGCTGGCGCGGCCTCACCGACAACCCCGGCGTCACCTCGGCGGTCGAGTCCTGGGGCCCCGGCACCCGGTGCGGGCTCGTGCCGCTGCCCGACGACCGGCTGTACTACTACTTCGTCCGCCCGGCCCCGCGCCGCGCTCCCGCACCCCGGTGGCCGGACGGGTTCCGCGACGTCTTCGCCCACCACCGGGGCGCGCCGGCCCGCCTCCTCGACTCGCTGGCCGGACCGCCGCCCCTCCACCACGACCTGGAGGAACTGGACACCCCGGTGTGGGGGCGGGGCCGGGTGCTGCTGCTGGGCGACGCGGCGCACGCGATGACCCCGAACCTCGGGCAGGGCGCGGCGATGGCCGTCGAGGACGCGTACGCCCTGGCCCTGGCCCTGCGCCCGGGCGCCGAGGGCGCGGCGGAGCGGTACCGCGCGCTGCGGCACCGCCGCGTGCGGGCGCTGCAGCTGGCGTCCCGCCACAGCGGGACGGTCGCCGGCTGGCGCAACCCGGCGGCCCGCGCCCTGCGCGAGGCGGTGTTCCGCCGCATGCCGGACTCCTTCACGGAACGCCAGTACCGGAGCCTGGTCGACCCGGCGCTCGCACTGCTGCGGCACCCGCTGGCGTGAGGGCGGCGCCGGGGCGGTCAGCCGGTCCGGTGGCGGTGCGCCAGGGGGTCCAGGACCGCGCCGCGGCCGGTCTGCACGGCCTCCACCGCCGCCTGGTGCAGCGCGCGGCTCTCCTCCTCGGACCGGCACGGCACGGGGCTGCCGGCCATCGTGTACCAGTCGGAGCCGCCGCTGTACTGGACCGCGACGTCCGCCTCGGTGCCCTGCCAGGTGGTGTGCACGCTCAGGTTCCCCGTGAGCACTCCCAGTTCCACGGTCCGGACGCCGCCCGCACCCGCGAAGACGTTGACCGTCGTCCATGACGCCCAGCCGCTCATACCCGCACCCCTCTCGCCGTACCGCGCGGCTCACCGGAGGGAGGGCGGCGCCGGACGAAGGCGGAGCAGGGGGGTTCGCCCGGCGCTTTCCGAGGGGGCCGGAGAGCGTGCGTCGGTCCTAGCAACCACCATGCGCCGGACGGCCGGGCGAAGTCGACCCGAGCGGCCCGGGAATCCGGTGGGATTCCCGGCGGCGGGGCACCCGGCCGGCCCCGCCGCCGGGGCCGGGAACGCCGGTCCCCGCCCTCCGGACGGCGGCGGGGCGTATATCCCGCCGGAACGGGGGGACCCGGAAGAACGGGGATCCGCAGCCGCGAGCCACGAGGATGGGGTGTACGCGCATGACGACCCGCCACATGACGCGAACGCGAGAACGACCCGAACGGATCGGTGTCCGCCCCGCGGAGGACGTCGAGTCGGTGTACCGGACCCTCGCCGCCGAGGCCGGCCGGGCCGCGGCGCGAGGGGAGGCCGGCGACGGGCCCGCGCCGGGCCGCGGCGCACCGTGGGGCACCGGGCGGACGCCGGCCCCGGACCCCGGCCGCGAGCAGGCGCGGGAGGGCGCGCGGCAGCCGGTGCGGCAGGGCGCCGTCCCCGGCGGCGCCGGGGACGAACCGCCCGGCGCCGCGTCCGAGGGCGCCGCCGACGCCTACCGCTGGGCGCTGGCCCGCGAGGGGCACGGTCCGGTCACGGGCGTCCCCACCCGCGAGGTGCCGGACCTGTGGCGGCTGACCGCGGAGGCGGACGCCGCCGCGGTACTGCTCGACGACCCCGTGTGCCCGCCGGAGGAGCGCGCCTACGTACGGGGCGTGCACGACGCGCTGGCCTGGCTCTGCGGCCACAGCGACGAACGCGCCGGGTGACCGGCCGCCCGACCCCTCGGTCGCGCCGGCCGTCCCGGCCCCTGTGCCCCTGCCCCCGCAGTCCGGGCGCGACCGCCCGGGCCGCCCAGGCCGCCCCGCCTGGGCCGCCCGGGCGGCCTCGCCCGGGCCGCCCGGGCCGCCCCGCCTGGACCGCCCGCCGGGAGCCGCCGCACCACCCCGGGCCGCCCCCGTACGGGCGCCCGCCGTTCCGGGGCTCCTCGCCGCCCTGCGCTCCTCAGCGCTCCGGGGGCGCCTCGCCGCCCGTACCCCCCGTGCGGCCGGGGCCGGTCCGCGGGCCGGCGTGCCGCGCCCGCAGCTCCTCGTTGAGCCGCTGGGCCTCCTCCAGCTGGTCCTCCAGGATGATGATCCGGCAGGCGGCCTCGATGGGGGTGCCCTGGTCGACGAGCTCGCGGGCCCGCGCGGCGATCCGGAGCTGGTAGCGGGAGTACCGGCGGTGGCCGCCGTCCGACCGCAGCGGGGTGATGAGCCGGGCCTCGCCGAGCGCGCGGAGGAAGGCCGGTGTGGTGCCGATCAGCTCCGCGGCGCGGCCCATGGTGTAGGCCGGGTAGTCGTCGTCGTCGAGGTTGTCGGCGGGGTTCTGCCGCCCTCCTGGAGCCATGCGCGCCTTTCGTCCTGGGCGTCCGGGCGAGGCCGGCCTCACGGACGGTGATGTACCTCGCGCGGGAACGGTAGCCGCCGCGAGTGGCGAATGTCTATTCCGGCCGGTGCAGATTCCCACCGGGCGGGACGCCAGATTTCCTCCGCCGGGAAAATGGCCCGCCCGAATTCCGTGCGGATGCGAAATCCGCGTGCTAGTGTCGTAGTCAGTTGCAGTTGTGGTTCCCAGAGCTTCAAAGTGCCCCTCCCGCCCCACGGCGGAGGAGCATTTTTGTGTGGCCGGTTCTTTCGATCCGGCGCGGGGCAATCATCGCGGCGACGCGAGGCTCGCACGGTGCGGGTCCAGAAATTCCCCGTGAGGAGAAGAATTATGGCTACTGGCGTAGTGAAGTGGTTCAACGCGGAAAAGGGCTTCGGCTTCATCCAGCAGGACGGTGGCGGTGCGGACGTGTTCGCCCACTACTCCAACATCGCGACCAGCGGTTTCCGCGAGCTGCAGGAAGGCCAGAAGGTCACCTTCGACGTGACGCAGGGCCAGAAGGGCCCGCAGGCGGAGAACATCCTCCCCGCCTGACGACGAGGCGTTCCGACGCCGCCGGGGCCCGCACCTTGGGTGCGGGCCCCGCGCCGTTCCCCGGCGCCGCCGCCCGGCCCAGGCCCGGCGTGCCGCCGCCCGCCCGGCTGAATCGAGGGCCGTGAATTCCTCGATATCGTATTGAGGAACATTCCCATGGCCCGTACGTCCCCTTCCCGGGGTCACCACTCGGGGACCCGCCAGGCCGCTGCTGCGCCGGTCCGCCGAGCGAAGACCAGCCAGTCAGAGAACGCGGCGAAGTCCGCCAAGCCTGCGAAGTCCGCGACGGCCTCCGCCGCCTCGAAGCCGCAGAGGTCCGCCAAGCCGGCCTCCCGGACGCAGTCCCGCCGCCGCTCCGCCCCGCCGCCGCCCGGCGACTTCACCCTGCCGGTGACGCTCACCCCGCCGCTGCCGCCCGTCGGGTCCTTCGCCGACCTCGGCTTCCCTCCCGCGCTGCTGCGCGCGCTGGAGGCCGAAGGGGTGACGGCCCCGTTCCCGATCCAGGCGGCGACCCTCCCGAACTCCCTCGCAGGCCGCGACGTGCTGGGCCGGGACCGCACCGGCTCCGGGAAGACCCTCGCCTTCGGCCTCGCGCTCCTCGCCCGCCTGGACGGGGTCCGCGCCGAGCCGAAGCGCCCGCTCGCCCTGGTCCTCGTCCCGACGCGGGAGCTGGCGCAGCAGGTGACCGACGCCCTCGCCCCGTACGCCCGCGCCCTCGGGCTGCGGCAGGCCAC
It includes:
- a CDS encoding sigma factor, with translation MSKKRASAERFEEHRPRLRAVAYRMLGSLGDAEDAVREARLRLDPAGDGDAPDPVGRLTAAVARVCLDRLRARAARRTEPLLGEDGRMRLPDPVVSPVSGPDPEQAALVADEAGFALMIVLDALSPAERLAFVLHDLFAVPFEDVAEVLGGTAESARTLAERARHRVRAAVPLPDGDADRRRVVEAFLAAARGGDLDALTAVLDPDVVARSDGGTLRPSVLRRGARTVASQAVVFARLAEAAHPVLVNGAPGVLAVSEGRVVSVMSFTVHGARVTSLDLLTDPDRLSRLDTGTLVG
- a CDS encoding tetratricopeptide repeat protein gives rise to the protein MTVGRTSGTAGPAVRGRAVAPEYQGALGSLSVNSSLTEVLERGVRELRAAEAAGERREAARCGLAVAEAYRRLGRAEDADRAWKASFRAARDAGDAGAMAWALWSGGTLARQRGALALAYRLLRLAADAGERGGDVVVRGYSLAGLAETGRIQGDYRAVGELHEQLLVEARRRGEARHTVWALEGIAQMHRNTGAYDRALALFEEAAEIAGRADDRRGRAWALRGIADVVSVRDGDVERALRLLSEAEAACRDMRLSGALAYNRKMRGNVLYRAGRYEEARDAYTRALEEFRAMGEPRGTALSRLGLAKSRARLGRDTAATTAELAELRDALDRIGLRHARDMVEKAAAELGVGPLPAAGKAVGR
- a CDS encoding polyprenyl synthetase family protein; translated protein: MIAETPTVESDFFAPRTAIDDLLHEFLTEKADTAPVPRQAALAMLLRDFLDSGKRIRPLLCIAGWRAAGGGGDPGQAVRLAASIELAHACALIHDDIMDGAHSRRGRPTVHRRLADHHHLPSTAEQFGLGGAILVGDLALVWSDELLHTTLMPEAHRVAVLHCVDLARSELIAGQHLDLLTTGDLGVDVETALTVVRYKTAKYTVERPLQVGAALAGAGQPVMDACSAYGVPLGEAFQLRDDVLGVFGDPERMGKSHLDDLREGKCTSLVAHAVRAGSPAQADRLRELVGDPLLGEREAAEVRGILTDTGARAAVERMIEERYQQALSALASAPFPPDVIRTLVNVAEAAVRRTA
- a CDS encoding polyprenyl synthetase family protein is translated as MPGARTAPGAHAGATALLLRCRALVRPALVRAVGRLHPWTGEMAAFSLGWSDVTGTPAPGASEGKGVRQALAVLGAEAVGADGRAAVAGAVAVELVHAFSLLHDDVMDGDTVRRRRETVWKAYGTGPAVLAGDALFALAVQALAEAPGAHAGPAVRRLSGTLADLVRGQAEDLCFEDRPWTGPGAVRPGAYRRMAEHKTGSLLGCAAALGALLGGAPEATVAALDRAGRHLGVAFQVVDDLLGVWGDPAATGKPVHGDLRRRKKTYPVLAALAADVPAARELAALLDAPGPAGTLDDRAAARAADLVERAGGRGAALGEARRHLAAAHRSLHGVPLAPGARRDLEALPAFLLHRTV
- a CDS encoding UbiA family prenyltransferase; amino-acid sequence: MTTMTTNTRRTVWRTVWREIHVSWLFIRSDRWTTLFPATCFVLAAAVHTRLPPAETAVAVASGVLYFWLFVYEHTLANQLVGLEEDRVNKPLRPLVSGRSSVRGARLRLIAVRVAFPLYGWFLGVLEWALLWQVLSLLQHEGGWGRHWLGRNLYAGIGVVAQLAAAWEIVAPVTPDAWRWIVTLTITVTLLMSVQDLRDITGDRAVGRSTMPLVFGERNTRVFLCAGFALGPLAIHHFLMAPAGPHWWIVATDVVLGGLSLLLAFRVVLRRGQRSDQHTYRLVEQWYTLALAASLYTLR
- a CDS encoding cold-shock protein, whose amino-acid sequence is MATGVVKWFNAEKGFGFIQQDGGGADVFAHYSNIATSGFRELQEGQKVTFDVTQGQKGPQAENILPA
- a CDS encoding FAD-dependent monooxygenase encodes the protein MRILVAGGGIGGLTAALALTRSGHDVTVAERAPRFAPAGAGIVMAPNALRVLDALGVDLVPHSLPLPSFDVAAADGTVLRSVGTQDLAGGYGHTRALSRTALHTAVLEALPPAARPVHDRAVASLRDTGTSVAVRFEGAAPDAPEEAYDLVVGADGIRSTVRAHAAARPPALRHSGLTCWRGLTDNPGVTSAVESWGPGTRCGLVPLPDDRLYYYFVRPAPRRAPAPRWPDGFRDVFAHHRGAPARLLDSLAGPPPLHHDLEELDTPVWGRGRVLLLGDAAHAMTPNLGQGAAMAVEDAYALALALRPGAEGAAERYRALRHRRVRALQLASRHSGTVAGWRNPAARALREAVFRRMPDSFTERQYRSLVDPALALLRHPLA
- a CDS encoding ABC transporter ATP-binding protein → MRPETTERRPRLRISGVWKAYGGRQVLRGADLDVPAGSLVGIVGENGAGKSTLLRIAVGQVPPDRGTVERDGPVGYCPQQAVLNDSFTVGQHLRLFQVAYRLPTLERAHELMDLLGFADCGRRRSGELSGGTRQKLNLLLALMHDPRLLVLDEPYQGFDWDTHQRFWALATRLRDQGRSIVVVSHLLHDLHHFDAVGHLRGGRLDIEEPTR
- a CDS encoding MerR family transcriptional regulator yields the protein MAPGGRQNPADNLDDDDYPAYTMGRAAELIGTTPAFLRALGEARLITPLRSDGGHRRYSRYQLRIAARARELVDQGTPIEAACRIIILEDQLEEAQRLNEELRARHAGPRTGPGRTGGTGGEAPPER
- a CDS encoding TetR/AcrR family transcriptional regulator; translation: MSETSNTPPGVRQQRKQRTRQALLAAARRVLERRGTSGLTTREVAAEAGVAAGTFFVHFPDLGTLVETLLDEHVGRALDTALRTLPEDGDPVARLVHVAAELYDSYDREPELSRQYLSASLFHHHPDGPTERRMAEFRVWVAGEFARAADAGTIPPIDPEVAFTAYFSLYLGVLVAGLRGELDPADRVRLLEAALRRIVGTTGEERA